The following is a genomic window from Episyrphus balteatus chromosome 1, idEpiBalt1.1, whole genome shotgun sequence.
AGCGATTGCGTAGAATTACAAATGTAAAAGTTCTttgtcttttttcaaattattttttatagaactaATTTGGATGAAATCTCCTTTATCTATCAATATGTATATTGCAATATTGTattttcatatttggtaatttttagtttcccgcgataaattcagttctccataAATTTCTAACAAACAaaccgaaattatgacttgcaacagaagatgcacttaTTTCAATGTTATGTTCCGCCGTTTGcctaattttttacaaatcgaggccttaacaagtctgttagttttatacgtgcttgaaacatgtaaaatgcattaccttaacTTACCAACGCTGAAAAAGaatgtttctcaaaaatttttttccctaaaaaattagtactttttatacaaaaaatgcagcctcgaagcataataccaactatatgactaaCATTGACCATCAtcagattcaccataatatacttaataaataaccgtcaacttccttattttatgtttaaccgttacggattattctcatcagttagaaaaatgttcattttgtcaacaAACTTTTTCCGACCTTTGtatttattgatttaattttaataaattaaaaataaaaataaaaaacaccatttAATTTGAGTcaactaaatttatttatttgtatgcaTTTCGACCGATGTATCGGCCATCATTATACATGAAAGTTAAAGCAGTAAAGATATacataattgattttaaaaacaaaacattagaCTAAATAGATCGACTATATTAAGCTTTTACAGAGTGAAGAGAAAACAATTTAACaacaattaaacaaatatgACTCTATATTTCCATTGTCTGCATTCAGTGAGTTGTTgtctttttgtatgtaaaagcTTTCGATGGCGTCAAGCTTTCTACCATCTGCGACGCTTGCTAAAAGACGAACATCATTCAAAGTGATTGGCAAATGTTGTTCGTGTAATGCATGTGCTGCAATTGCCGATTTCTTTGAATCGTTGTTTTTAATGTAGTTCTGGTGGTCTTTGAACCTAGTTGCCACTGATCTCTTAGTTTGGCCGTAGTACTTTCGTCCACACTTGCATTTAATTTCATAAACTCCAGATTTTTCCAAGTTGTCTTTTTTGTCTTTCACACTTGTcagtttgtttttaagtttgaatttattagaaaaaactAAAGACATTTTGTTGCGGTGGAAGACTGTTTTAAGACCATTTGTGATGTCTGGAGCGAAGGTCATGGACACTCGACTGAAATCAGCTGGttgtgttgatttttttcttgtgtaaAAGGTTGAGAGttgttgtttattatatttgtttgaatgttgacgtattatattttcaattagAGATGATCCATATCCATTAATGTATGCTGTGTTTAATATATGTGTGTATTCTTGTTTATAATATTTGTTAGATAATGGTAAACTAACAAGTCTATGTGCCATAGAATGGAAGGCAGCTAATTTATGTTGGATAGGTGCAAAAGCATTGCTCGGTGTATACCTGAAGGTGCTTGTTGGTTTGTGGTAAATAGCTATGTCAATACGATTTTGttcatttcttattaattttaggTCTAAGAAGTTTATTGTTTGATTTTCTTCTAATTCATACGTAAATTTGATGCTGTTGTGTTGGGAATTCAATATTGATAACAAATCATTTACCTTATTCTTTTTGACGATTGTAAAGATGTCATCAACATAGCGAAACCAGGTTTGTGGAAGATGGCCTTTCCTTTTTAATTGCATTTCAAAATCGGCCATGAAGGTCTCTGCAATTAATAGTGAAAGCGGGTTGCCCATACTCGTTCCaaagttgattttgaaaaatcgccCCCTAAATTGAAAGTAATTCGTATTCATGCACATTTCAGCTGCTCGTACATAAACGTTTACTTTTTCAATTGGAATGTTCTGTTTAAtgagattatttttaaaaatctctatTGCTTTTGGAACTGGTATTGaaggaaaaagtgaagaaacaTCGAAAGAAGCCAAAATTTCATCGTTGGCTAATTCTATGTTCTTAACTTTTTCTGCAAATTCGATCGAATTTTTAACCGATAGGCTTTCACAAGGTAGGTACTGTCTCATTTCTTGAACCAACCATCGTGAGATGTTTGTACACGGTGCACTTAAAAGTGCTACAATAGGTCTCATTGAATCCCCAGGTTTATGAACCTTTGGTAAGCAGTAGAGTCTCGGTACATCAGGATTTGAAATCAGAAGTTTCCATTTAAACTGTTCACCAAAAACATTACTGATCTCCTTCCTAACTTCATTAGCAGCTGTGACCATTTTGTTAAGAGGGGATCTTTTGATTTCATCGTATCCGCTATCAGTTATCAACTTCCAACAACGTCGATCGTATTCGTTCTTATCCATCACCACAATTTTGTTGCCTTTGTCTGATTTCATGACATAGCATTCTTTTTCATTCAAAGatgatacaattttattttcatcaatgTGGTTAGAGTTGGAAAGATGAAGATTGCTGTTTTCAACACAAAACTtggtattttgtatttatatacaCATGTGCAGGTTATCGAATCTTTTTTCTGAAAGAACCAAGAAAAAGCCTTGACCATTCGGAATCTCCAAAGTATgtggttttttttcttcaaaaattgataACAACTGATAACACTTAGCTACGTTTACTACTGGTAATGTTTTCTGCAAATTTCGTCAACACGTTTTTTGCTATGTTTAATAAATATTGCATACTCAAAATTTTCATCAGAAAACGTACCTAataataaacaatttcaaatgaaagCCAAAAAAGACTATCAATGTCAAAAATGTCATTCGAAACATGATAATCTATGTACAGTACATAGATGATGAAAACAAATCTCATATAAGTAGGAAGGTCTTGCAAAAATTAATGTTAGTCCAATTCGAAAGTAGCCAT
Proteins encoded in this region:
- the LOC129912629 gene encoding uncharacterized protein LOC129912629, producing MKSDKGNKIVVMDKNEYDRRCWKLITDSGYDEIKRSPLNKMVTAANEVRKEISNVFGEQFKWKLLISNPDVPRLYCLPKVHKPGDSMRPIVALLSAPCTNISRWLVQEMRQYLPCESLSVKNSIEFAEKVKNIELANDEILASFDVSSLFPSIPVPKAIEIFKNNLIKQNIPIEKVNVYVRAAEMCMNTNYFQFRGRFFKINFGTSMGNPLSLLIAETFMADFEMQLKRKGHLPQTWFRYVDDIFTIVKKNKVNDLLSILNSQHNSIKFTYELEENQTINFLDLKLIRNEQNRIDIAIYHKPTSTFRKKSTQPADFSRVSMTFAPDITNGLKTVFHRNKMSLVFSNKFKLKNKLTSVKDKKDNLEKSGVYEIKCKCGRKYYGQTKRSVATRFKDHQNYIKNNDSKKSAIAAHALHEQHLPITLNDVRLLASVADALGNYKNSQSWINKRSAPGSAIVKVAENSSPNLLSAFDPILVEIIIKNDGELIVNIPGCAEPYMKYFDTNPVNVQFFSFTNWDKMPAKWFYDCQFDENCE